A region of the Crateriforma spongiae genome:
TCATCTTCACTGCACGTTTTCCATGGGGCCTGACCTTGGCGGTCGGCATCTTGGTCACCTCGGCGGCACCGGCCGACTGGCCTTATTGGCGTGGCCCCCGCTACGACGGGACCGCCGATGCGACGGGTTTGCCAGAGGACTGGGACCCCGAAGGCGGCGAAGGCAGTAATCTGCTGTGGAAACGTGACGACGTCGGCGGCATCTGTACCCCCGTCTCGATGAACGGCCGGCTGTACACGATCCAGCGGAGCGATGCGGACACCGAAGTCGAAGGCGAACGCGTGCTGTGCCTGGACGCCGCCACCGGCGAAACCCTGTGGGAACATTCGTACAACGTCTGGTTGTCGGACGTCCCGGCCGAACGGGTCGGCTGGAGCAGCCCGGTCGCCGACCCGGAAACCGGATACGTCTATGTCCTGGGGTCCTGCGACATCTTCATGTGCCTGGACGGCGAGACGGGCGATGTGGTCTGGAACAAACCGCTGCACGAGCAATTCGGCATGCTGTCGACCTACGGCGGCCGCACGAATTTCCCGATCATCCACGAAGACCTGGTGATCATCTCCGGCATCATCATCAACTGGGGCGATCGGGCCAAACCGAACCACCGTCTGTTGGGCCTGGACAAGAAAACCGGCGAAGTCGTCTGGTTCAGCGGCACCCGCGATCTGCCGTATGACACCAGTTATTCCGCCCCCAGCCTGGTCACGATCGACGGCCAGCGGCAACTGATCCTGGGCTGTGGCGACGGCCAAGTCTGGGGCTTTCAACCGCGGACCGGCAAACCGCTGTGGAGCTATCCGTTTTCACGCCGCGGTCTGTACGCCACCCCGCTGGTCGTCGGCAACCGTGTCTTTGCCGGCCACAGCGAAGAAAACGTCTCCGGCAGTGCAATGGGCGCAATGGTCGGATTGGAAATCAGCGGCACCGGCGACGACACCACCGTCAAAGAACTGTGGAAGATCGAGGAACTGGTTTGCGGCTATGGCGAACCGGTCATGGTCGACGACCGCCTGTATGTCTTGGATGACCGCAACAAAATGTGGGTGATTCAGGCGGACACCGGCGAAATCATCTTGGAAAAGAAAAGTGTGGTGGGGTCCCGTCAGCGTTCGGCACTGTTTTATGCCGACGGCAAACTGTACGTGCTTTCCGAAGGCGGCGGCTGGGCCATCTTGGAACCGACCGAAGACGGCTTCGAAGTGCTGAACAAACAGCGCCGCATTCGTGGCCAAGGTTTCGCCGCGTCGCCGATCGCGTCGGGCGGTCGCGTCTATTTCCAAGGCACCAATACGCTTTACTGCTTGGATACCGGTAGCGGTAGCCAAACCATGCCCACGGCCGAAGAAGTCTTGGGCCAGGAAACACCGGTTTCCCAAAATCCCGCTGCAACGCAGTTGTTACTGGTTCCCAACGAATCGCTGATCAAGCCCGGCGAATCGATCCAGCTGTCGGTTCGTGCGTACAATCGAATCGGCCAGCCGGTCGAAACACCCGCCGATGTCGAACTGACCGTCCAGGGTCCGGGAACGATTGACGGCATGACCTTTGTCGCCGACGCCCAGGCCCAGCACACCGCCGCGGTGATTCACGCCAAGGCAGGCGACGCGACGGGGGTGGCCCGCGTCCGTATCGTTCCATCGCTGCCGTGGCGATTCACCTTTGACGATCTTTCCGATCCGCCGCTGTCGTGGGTCGGTGCACGCTATCGCCACGTCATCCGCGACGTCGACGGTTCACCCGCGCTGACCAAGATCAGCACGATCCCCAAGGGTGCCCGCAGCCGCGCTTGGATGGGCCCCAGCGACATGGCGGAATACACCATCAGCGCCGACGTCATGGGTTCCCGGAATCTGGACCAATTGCCCGATATCGGCCTGACCGCTCAAGGCTATGTGCTGGACCTGATGGGCCAAAGCCAACAGTTGCAAATCCGCACCTGGGTGTCGTCCGAAGAACGTGCCCGTTCCACCGTTCCTTTCGAGTGGAAAGAGGGCGTCTGGTATCGGATGAAGTTCAGCGCGGAAATCGAAAGCGAAGGCCCCGCCGCGACCGCGATTTTGCGAGGCAAGATCTGGCCGCGTGACGAACCGGAGCCCAAGGAGTGGACGGTCACCGCGCGTGACGAATCGCCGGTGCTGTCGGCCAGCCCCGGGCTGTACGGAAACGCCAAAGTCGCCGAACTGTACTTGGACAATATCGAAGTCACCGCGAACGAAGACTGAACCCGCGACGGCTTCTGACAAAGAAAATCCCCCCACCACGTTTCATTCGAAATCTGTCGAATCAACTCCATGCGTCAAACCGAATTTTCCGCCACGATGATGATCCTGGGTTCCTTGATCCTAGGCAGCATCACGACCGCATCGCTTAGCGGTTGTAAACCGCCCCAATCGACCGACGTGAATGTGTCGACCGAGCCGCTGGAACCTGGCGACAACGTCACCACCGGCGTCGAAACCCCGAACGCCGGCAACACCACCGTCGGCGCCGCCGGCGTGGTGGAAACGCCGCTGGCCGGATCGACACCCGAGACTGCAGAAGTCCAAGGGTCCACGCTGACCGCATCGGTCGCCGAAGACACTGTCGAAAAGATCATGGCCGCCGGCGGCGACTGGCCCCAGTGGGGCGGCACCCGGGTCCGCAACAACGTTCCCGGCGTGACGGGCTTGCCGGAAAGCTGGAACACCGGCCGTTTCGACCGTCGCACGGGTGAGTGGGACAAGAGCCGCGTCGAAAACATTCGCTGGTACGCCAACCTGGGCAGCCAGACCTATGGCAATCCGGTCGTCGCGGACGGTCAGGTTTATGTCGGGACCAACAACGGGGCCGGCTACCTGAAACGCTATCCCGCCAAGGTCGACCTGGGATGCTTGCTGGCCTTTGACGAAGAAAACGGCGACTTCCTGTGGCAGCACAGCAGCGAGAAACTGATCACCGGACGCGTTCACGATTGGCCGCTGCAAGGCATCTGTTGTGCCCCGCTGGTCGAAGGCGAACGGTTGTGGTTTGTCACCAGTCGCGGCGAAGTCCGTTGTCTGGACACCAAAGGTTTCTATGACAACGAAGACGACGGACCGGTCAAGAACGAACCGGCATTCGTCGCGTCGATCATGGACACCGGTGAAGGCAACACATTCGAAGAAGCTTTGGCCGAACTGAACGGCGGGACCTTCCCCGCCGCTTTGCTGGAACAAATCGCCCAAGCCGGTGAAGCGGCCGAGGGCGAAACCGCCATCAAAACGGTCACCGAAAATAAGGTCTGGACCGCCACGGGCAACTTCGGTGGTGTCGACCGCGAATTGACGATCAAGCAGATCGGACCGCGGATCAGTGTTTTCAAGGCACTCGGTGTCAACGACAAGAACGACGCGGACACGATTTGGGTCTTCAACATGATGACCGAACTGGGGACCAGCCAGCACAACATGTGCAGCTGCAGTGTGACCAGCTACGGCGACCTGCTGTTCGTCAACACCAGCAACGGCCAAGACGAATCTCACGGCAACTTGCCCGCACCGGACGCCCCCAGCTTCTTCTGCATGAACAAGAACACCGGCGAAGTCTATTGGACGGACAATTCGCCCGGTACGAACATCTTGCACGGTCAGTGGTCCAGCCCCACGGTGGCCGAATGCAACGGCGTTCCCCAAGTGCTGTTCTGTGGCGGCGATGGTTGGCTGTACAGCTTCCGCGCCGATCGCGGCAGCGACGGCAACCCAGAATTGCTGTGGAAATTCGACTGTAACCCCAAGACGTCCAAGTGGATCCTGGGCGGCGAAGGCACCCGGAATAACTTGATCGGCACGCCGGTCGCCTATGACGGTCGCGTTTACATCGGCGTCGGCCAAGACCCGGAACACCAAGAGGGCGAAGGTCACCTGTGGTGCATCGACCCGAACAAACGCGGCGACGTGTCACCCCAATTGGCGGTTCGCATCGAAGGCGACAAACGCGTTCCGATCCCGCACAAACGCATTCAAGCGGTTGAACCGGAGAAGGGCGAAGCAGCGATCGACAACCCGAATTCCGCCGCGCTGTGGCATTACAGCCAGCAAGACCAAGACGGCGACGGCAACATCGATTTCGAAGAAGAAATGCACCGCACCTGCGGCACCGTTGCGATCAAAGACGGCCTGCTGTACATCGCTGACTTTTCCGGCTTGGTGCATTGCCTGGATGCCAAGGGAACCGATGACGGGCAACCGATCGTCCACTTCACTTATGACATGCTGGCCCAAAGCTGGGGCAGTGCGTTGATCAGCGATGGCAAAGTCTATGTCGGGGACGAAGACGGCGACGTGTGTGTCTTCGAACTCGGCAAAGACAATGCCGAGCCGATCGAGGAGATCAACATGGGAACCAGCGTCTACAGCACGCCGGTGGCTGCCAACGGCCGGCTGTACATCAGCACCAAAGACAAGCTGTTTGCCATCGAGCAAGAGTAGAAAACGCAGTACGGACATGCGAAACGTCCCGGCCGACACGACGCCGGGGCGATGATCGCGTAGGTGCGTTTAGGGCATCGTCGCGGTCGGCCGAAACGGCGGACCCTGGCAGGCCCGGCAGGCCGCTGACATCCGCTTACGGCATCCTTGCCATGGCGGCGTCATTGCCAACAATCATCACAATGTCATTCTTGACCGACCGATCCCGGCCGCCGCAGGTACCAACCATGCGGCGTCAGAACCGGTCGGTTTCTTTTTGGCATCGCTGTCGAATCCAATTTCCTTCTCAACCATCGAACCCAATCTTGAACACATCGTCCAACGGGCAAACCGCCAAGACGCTTGTCGATTGCGGCAACTGTGGCCCTGATTTTGCCTCCATCCGTCAAATGGTCACCCGTCACTTCAAGGTGCACGTGATTCAGACTCATGGGGCCGAAGACACCCTGGAGGTTTTGAAGAACCGCAAGGTCGACTTGGTCACGGTCAATCGTAAACTTGACCGTGACTACACCGATGGCCTGGACGTGATCCGTCAGATCAAATCGGATCCAGACACCAATGCGGTTCCGGTGATGCTGGTTTCCAATTACGAGGAACACCAACAAACCGCGACCGAAACCGGTGCGGTGCCGGGTTTCGGGAAGCTGGCGTTGACCGATCCGGCAACACGGTCGCTGTTGGAACCCTTTCTGGGTGATGCATAGTGGTCAACATCGGGTGCGACCAAAGAACCGTTTGCGCTTGGCGATCGGTCGACCGACGACCATAATTCACGCATGAACGGACGTTTTCGAAAGATGTTGGCATCAAAGATTCACCGCGCGACGGTGACGGGTGCCGATTTGGAATATGAGGGCAGCCTGACGGTTCCACCACACTTGTTGGAAGCCGCCGGGATCGTTCCCTACGAAGCAATCCACGTGTGGGACGTCACACGGGGAAGCCGTCTGGAAACGTACGCCATCGAAGGGCTGCCCGATTCAAACGACATCTGCGCCAACGGCGCGGCGGCCCACCTGATTCACCCCGGCGATCTGGTGATCCTGGCGACCTACTGTTTTGTGCCCGAATCCGAAGTCGACCGGCATCAGCCGCGTTTGGTGTTCGTCGACGAATCGAACCAAATCGTTCACGGCGGCCCCGAATTGGCCGGCCCCCAGCGTCGAAGCCCGGCGGGGGGGTAATCGCGTTTGTCCAATTTCGGAATTTTGACCGTCGCCGTGCTGGTGGGTCTGGCGACCGGATGCCTGTTGGCAACCCAGCCCAGCGTGAACGGACAATTGGGACGAAGTGTCGCACACCCGATGCAGGCGTCCATGATTTCTTTTGCCAGCGGCGCGGCGATCGTATTCGTGATTTGCCTGGCGATGGGCCGGTTTCCGCCGGAATTTGTCCGCCCAGCCGGCCAATTGCCTTGGTGGATTTGGTTCGGCGGTGCCATCGGCGTGGTGATGGTCACGACGTCGCTGATTTTCGTGCCCCGGGTGGGTTCATTGCCGTGGTTCGCCGCCGTGATGACCGGCCAGACCGTCGGTGCGGTGATCCTGGACCACTACGGATGGCTGGGAAATCCACGGACCGCCGCATCGCCAATGCGTTTGCTGGGCACCGCGTTGTTGATTGCGGGCGTCCTGGTCATCGTTGCCGCCCAACGCCAGGTCGTCACCACCAGTGGTGATCCCCCGCCCGCGGAACCGACGGCCGGCGATCAGGTCACCGATCGCTGAACCAATCGTTTTGGACCGACGGGGTCGATCTGGTCGCACCGAACGCCGATTTGGTATCCCGCGGTGGCAAATCGCGGCTGCGGCTGGAAAGAACTCCGGTTGAGGCAATATATGCCGACAACTATCGTATCGATTCGACTTCAGGTCGCGCCCGCGCTGGCAAACGCCCCACTTCGCCTGATTGGCACCGTTAGATACTGCAGTGAAATATCGGCAAATCGATAAAATCATCGCCCTCCAGCCCGGTTCGCGGCTGGTCGGGGAACGCACGCTTTTGGCCGATGAAGAATATCTGAGCGACCATTTTCCGAATCTCCCCGTGATGCCCGGGGTGATGATGCTCGAAGCGCTGCACCAAGCGGCGATCTGGCTGGTCCGTTCGACGCTGGATTTTCAGTGCCCGATGATCTTTCTGCGGGAAGCCCGCAGTGTGAAGTTCGGCGACTTTTTGTCCCCCGGCGAAACGCTCCGCGTGACCGCCGAGATCAAATCACGCGACGGCGATTCGTTCCGCATCAAAGCGGTCGCCGCCAAAGAGGGCCGGGTCACTGTCAGTGCGATTCTGCACATGGATGTCCGCAGCAGCGGGGATCCGGCGCGTCTGAATACCGACGAAGAATTGGCGCAGCGGTGCCGAAACCAGTTTCAGACATTGTTCGGATGTCCCCAAGACATTCCGGAAGTCGAAGCCGCCTAGCGATGGCTTCCCCGTTTTGCCGCAACGTCGTCCGCTAGCGACCGGGACCGACCGGCATCAAAATCAACGTCCATCCGACATCCCATTCACTTCCATTCAACGTCACCCCTGCCAAGGAAATCGCACAATGAGTCTGTCACAGGATGAAATCTTCGAAAAAGTCCAGGAATCACTCGTCGACGCACTGGGCGTCGATGACGACGAGGTCACCCGCGAAGCGACCCTGGTGGGCGACTTGGGTGCCGAATCGATCGATTTCTTGGACATCGTTTTCAAACTTGAAAGCGCATTCGATATCTCGATCCCGCGCGAAGAACTGTCGCCCGAAGACATTTTGACCAACAGTCAATACGTCCAGGACGGCACCGTGACCGCCGAAGGCATGGCGGAACTGAAACGACGTATGCCCTGGGCTGATCTGGAAGAGTTCGAAAAGAACCCTCGCGTCCAAGACTTTGGAAACATTCTGACCGTCGGCGATTTGTGCAAATACGTCGAATCCAAGCTCGGCCAGTGATCCATGCGTTGGTTTTGGATCGACCGATTTACCGAGTTCGTCAGCGGTTCACACGCCAGCGGGATCAAGAATGTCGCGCTGGATGAAGAAGTGGTTGACGAATACCTGCCGGGCTATCCCGTCCTGCCGCCGACCCTGATCATCGAGGGCATGGCACAGCTGGGCGGTATCCTGGTGGCCGAACACTTCAAGTTTGAAAAGCGTGTCGTGCTGGCCAAAGTCGGCAAGGCGACGTACCACCAACCGGCTCGGGTCGGTGACCAACTGCGTTATCGCGTCGATTTTAAATCGGCCAACGACACCGGCGCCATTGCGACCGGACACAGTGTTTGCGGTACGCAACCGCAAGCCGACATTGATTTGATGTTCGCCTTTTTGGAACCCGGTCATCTGGTCGACGGCCCTCTGTTCCAACCCGGCGACCTGCGAACGATGCTGCGGATCATGAATTTCTTTCACGTCGCCGTCGACGCTGACGGCAATCCGTTGCCCCATTACGACAACCTTTGATCGACCGCCTGTCGTCACGACGGCGTACCGTGATCGGTGTCGCCCTTTGTCATCGACTTTCCCCGCTGGACCCACGCTTTCATGCCCACTGATTCCCATCGCCGTCGCGTCGTCGTCACCGGTATCGGGATGATCAATCCCATGGGACACGACGTTGCCACCGTCTGGTCCGGGTTACAGGAAGGCAAATCCGGTGTCGCACCGACGACGCTGTTTGACGCCAGCGGATTTCCGACCAAGATCAGCGCCGAAATCAAGAACTGGGACCTGACCGAAGCCGACGACGGCATGGGATCGGTCGACAAGTTGGGTAGGCATACCAAGTTTGCCATCGGCGCGGCCAACCAAGCCGTCCGTGACAGCGGCATCATCGACGCGATCACCGACCCGACGCGGTTGGGCGTTTACTTGGGCAGTGGTGAAGGCAATCAGGACTTCAACACCTTCAGCAAAATGATGGTCGCCGCTTTGGCCGAAGGCGAATACGACGAAGCCAAGTTCGTCCGTGCCGGACTGGACCTGCTGGATCCCGCCAAGGAACTGGAACAGGAACCCAACATGCCGGCCGCCCACGTGGCGACCAAGTTCAATGCCCAGGGTCCCAATTTCAATTGCCTGACCGCCTGTGCCGCCAGCAGCCAAGCCGTCGGCGAAGCCACCGAAATCATCCGTCGCGGCGAAGCCGACGCGATGATCGCCGGCGGAACCCACAGCATGATCCATCCGTTCGGCGTGACCGGGTTCAACCTGTTGACCGCGTTGTCCGAATCCAACGACCAGCCGACCAAAGCCAGCCGTCCGTTCGATTTGAAACGAAATGGATTCGTGCTGGGCGAAGGATCGGCAATGGTCATCTTGGAAGAACTGGAGATGGCTAAGAAACGCGGCGCGACGATCTATGGCGAAATCGCCGGCTATGGCACCACCGCCGACGCGTACCGTGTCACCGACATTCCACCGGACGGCCACGGCGCGATTGCCGCGATGCGAATGGCGATCAGCGACGCAAGTTTGACACCCGCCGACATTCAATACGTCAACGCCCACGGCACCAGCACCAAGGTCAACGACCGCGTCGAAACCAAAGCTTGCCGCGAGGTGTTCGGCGCGTTGGCCGATTCGGTCCCCGTCAGCAGCACCAAGAGCATGATGGGCCATTTGATCGCCGCGGCCGGCGTGACCGAGATGATCGTGTGTTTGATGGCGATGCGTGACAGCGTTTTGCCACCGACAATCAACTATGAAAATCCTGATCCAGAATGCGATCTGGATTACGTTCCCAACGAAGCCCGCCCGGGCGAAATCCGATACGCTTTGAACAACAGCTTCGGGTTCGGCGGCCAGAACGTTTCGCTTTGCTTAAGCCGCCACGACGGCTGATGTTTTCTGTTGGCTGAGTTGCACCATGGCTGAGTTTACCGACGCCGAATTGGCCGCCTTTCTGGACGAAGCCCTGCCGCCATCGCGATCGGCGGAACTGGAGCATCATCTGCGAACCGACGCGGCGTTGCGTCATCGGCTGACCGAGGTGACCGGACGACAATCCGCCGGCCTGCACACCATCGGCGGCATTTGGCGACGCAACCGACTGTCATGCCCCGACCGAGGCGAACTGGGGCAATACATCTTGGGCACCTTGGACGAAGAACGCGCCGATTACATTCGGTTCCATCTGGAACAAGTCGGTTGTCGTTACTGCGCCGCCAATCTGGCGGATTTGGAAGCCGCGGCGGCCGGCGGTGAAGAAACCGTCCGCCGGCGCACCAAATACTTTCAAACCAGCGTCGGCCACCTGGGTTCGTGACGCACGCTGCGGGCAGGTCAGGCCGGATCCGGCACACGATCATGCCGCGCGGTACATCATGCGTTGCAACCGGTCCAACGTCGTGACCATCTGGTTCCAGTCCGCGACCACGTCCATCGTCGGCATTTCACCCGCATCGTCGCGGTCATACCCGCGACGGCTGACTTTCACACGACCGCCCAAAACGGCGACCGGTTTGGACGCTTCGTTGCCATCGGCCGATTCCGATGCCGTCGGTTCGTCGCCGTCGATCGGCAAAATTTGGCCCATCACTTGATGCACCGCCCACAACGCTGCTTTGCGGGAATCGTCAGCTTGGACGACACAACGAAACGATCCCGATTGCACGTAAAACTTATCCATGATTCCGTATCCTTGATTTGGCGAATAGATTCATCCGATCTGTTGTCAAAGATCGCCGGGCGAATGACACGTCTGGTCACCGCCGCCAATTCCATGCATCCACCGGTTTCATGAAGCTGTTTCACCACGGGGCCCACCAAGGCGTGACCGGATCATGCCACCAGTTGTCTTGGGATGACGGACGTCACAGTCTGTTGGTTGACTGTGGGATCTTCCAAGGCGATGAAGCCCAGAAACACGGTGGACCAGAAATCGAGTTTCCGCTCGACGGCATCCAAAGTCTGTTGCTGACCCACGTTCACATTGATCACTGTGGACGGTTACCCCACTTGATGGCCGCGGGGTTCGAACAGCCGATTTATTGCAGCCCTCCATCGGCCAAGTTGTTGCCGCTGGTGATGGAGGACGCCATTCGGATCGGCTTCACCCGATCGGAACGTCTGATCGACCGATTCCTGGAAGCGGTCGACGCGTTGGTCCGCCCGCTGGATTATCACCAATGGCATCGCATCGAAGGCGGTGTGGAAATCCGTCTTCGTCCGGCGGGACATGTCCTGGGATCGACGATTTTCGAAGTTCGTTTGCCCGACGGATCGTTGGTGGTCTTTTCCGGCGATCTGGGTGCGGGCACCAATCCATTGTTGAATCCGCCGACCAGTCCGCCGGAGGCCGACTTGCTGGTGTTGGAATCGACCTACGGCGATCGATTGCACCCGCGATCGGGCGATCGGCAAGCCGCATTGGAATCGATCCTGCGGAAAACGCTGCAAGACCATGGCGTGACGATCATCCCGGCATTCAGTCTGGGACGTACCCAAGCGCTGCTGTACGAGATGAACGGCATCTTTGAGCGGTTGCAATCCGAAGGCGGACAGTCGCTTTTGCACCGCGTCGATGTGTTGATCGATTCGCCTTTGGCGTCACGCTTCACCGCCCTATACGACGACCTGCAGGACTACTGGAGCGAAGAAGCCCAGCACTTGATGAAGACCGATGATCAACCACTGGTCTTCGAAAACTTGGTCAAGATCGGCGATCACGACGAACACCGGGACACGCTGAATTACATCGCGCGCACCGAACTGCCCGCCATCGTCATCGCCGGCAGTGGCATGTGCACCGGCGGCAGGGTGGTCAACTATCTAAAACGTTTCTTGGACGATCCGCGAACAGATATCGTGTTCTGTGGTTACCAAGCCAGCGGAACACCGGGCCAACGGTTGCAGCGTGGTGCCCACTGGCTTCGGCTGGACGGTAAAAAGTACCACGTCGCCGCAGACGTCCACCAATTAAGCGGCTACAGCGCCCACGCGGACCAAGCGGACCTGATCGAATTTGTGGACCATTTTGAATCCGCCCCCAAACGTATTCGGTTGGTCCACGGGGATTACCAACCCAAACGCACCCTGGCCAAGAAGCTGACCGAGAAGGGATACCAGGTCGACGACTTTTAATCGTCGGCCATCCCGCCGGCATATTATTCAGGATCTATCGCAGCCATGAAAACTCATTACAACACCCTGATCATTGGCGGCGGGCTTGCCGGATTGTCTTGTGCCACACACTTGGCAAATCATGGCGTCGACTTTTCAATTCTGGAAGCCAGCGAACGTCCCGGTGGTCGCGTCCGCACCGATGTGATCGACGGCTTCACGCTGGACCACGGCTTTCAAGTCTTGTTGACTGCTTATCCGGCCTGTCGCGAACTGCTTGACTACGACGCGTTGCGGTTGCGCCCCTTTGAACCGGGGGCGCTCATTCGACAACAAGGTCGGTTTGCGGTCCTGGGCGATCCTTGGCGACGCCCCACCCAAGCCATCGCGACATTGACCAACCCGGTGGGAACGTTGAGCGATAAAATACGGGTCGCGAAATTACGTTCGTCCAGCCGGCATGGCACTCTGGACGGCCTATACCAACGTCCGGCAACGGCCACGATCGATCGACTGAATCAGGCGGGTTTCAGCCAGTCGATGATCGATCAGTTTTTCCGACCGTTCTTGGGTGGCGTCTTTTTGGATGAAACCCTTCGAACGTCCAGCCGTATGCTGGAGTTCGTGTTTCGCATGTTTGCCGAGGGCGACATTGCGATTCCCGCCGAAGGCATGGCCGCGATCCCGCGTCAGCTGGCCGACCAACTGCCACAAGGTACGTTGCGGTTTTCGCACACGGTCGTCGACCTGGTGCGTCAGAACGGCGAATACCGGATCGGGTTGTCCGACGGTTCATCGTTGACGTCCGACCGGGTCGCCGTGGCGGTGGAAAGCAATGCCGCGGCGGCGCTACTGGGCGATGCGTCCATGGAAACGCCGTGGTCGGGTACCACGAACTATTACTTCACCACCGATCGGACACCCGATCCGAGAAAACTATTGATGCTCCGCGGCGACGAATCGGGTCCGATCCAAACGGCCGTCGTGATCAGCGATGTGGCACCGGAATACGCACCACCGGGGAAATCGTTGATCAGCGTATCGGTCGATTCGGCCGACATGGATCCCGAAACCGGCGACACCGAAACCACGGAGACCCAAGTTCGCAACCAATTGGCATCGTGGTTCGGTGATTCAGCATGCGGGTGGAATTGTCTGCACGTGTACCGAGTACCGTTCGGATTGCCCGTCACTGATCTGGATCCCGTGATTCAACCGGCGTCGGTTCGGCGACTTGGTGACGCCGACGTGCCCGCTGGAACGCTGGTTCGATGCGGCGACTACCTGGAAACGCCCAGCATCCAGGGTGCCATGAACAGCGGACTTCGCGCGGCGAAAGAATTGCTAAAAGAACCGCGCCCCTGATCGCCTGGTACTTGGCCTAGACTGGTCGCTGACCATCGAAATCTCACCGATTCGGTCCCGTCGCCCGTCCTGATTTTATCCCGCCGTCGCGATGTCATCGCCTGACCGATCAACGCCCGATCCTAAAAAAAACAACGATCGCCGCGGCTCGTTTGGTTTCGGCTGCCTGGGATGGTCGCTGATTCTGTTGACGGTTCTGCCGTTGTTGATCGCCGGTTCAATGGGGCTGTGGTGGAAGCGTCGACAAGCGTTGGCAAATCAAGCCGTCACAGACCGTCTGCAAACGCTTTCAGCGCAAGGCTTGCCGATCGACGCGATCAGCCTGCAGACGTATTACAACCGGTCGACGACAAACCACGGCCGTGACCTTTGGCGGTCGATCAGAGACCAATTGAATTCGGAACCCTTTGCCACATCGCTCGGAAATGTCCTGATTGCGGTCGATGAGAAGGAAATTCCACTGCCGGGTAAGCCATACCCGGCCGACAAAGAAGTCCAACAATTCCTTGATGACAACGTTGAATTCTTCCGCAAGATCGATCAATGGTTGGATGCCGACACACACT
Encoded here:
- a CDS encoding beta-ketoacyl-[acyl-carrier-protein] synthase family protein; protein product: MPTDSHRRRVVVTGIGMINPMGHDVATVWSGLQEGKSGVAPTTLFDASGFPTKISAEIKNWDLTEADDGMGSVDKLGRHTKFAIGAANQAVRDSGIIDAITDPTRLGVYLGSGEGNQDFNTFSKMMVAALAEGEYDEAKFVRAGLDLLDPAKELEQEPNMPAAHVATKFNAQGPNFNCLTACAASSQAVGEATEIIRRGEADAMIAGGTHSMIHPFGVTGFNLLTALSESNDQPTKASRPFDLKRNGFVLGEGSAMVILEELEMAKKRGATIYGEIAGYGTTADAYRVTDIPPDGHGAIAAMRMAISDASLTPADIQYVNAHGTSTKVNDRVETKACREVFGALADSVPVSSTKSMMGHLIAAAGVTEMIVCLMAMRDSVLPPTINYENPDPECDLDYVPNEARPGEIRYALNNSFGFGGQNVSLCLSRHDG
- a CDS encoding NAD(P)/FAD-dependent oxidoreductase codes for the protein MKTHYNTLIIGGGLAGLSCATHLANHGVDFSILEASERPGGRVRTDVIDGFTLDHGFQVLLTAYPACRELLDYDALRLRPFEPGALIRQQGRFAVLGDPWRRPTQAIATLTNPVGTLSDKIRVAKLRSSSRHGTLDGLYQRPATATIDRLNQAGFSQSMIDQFFRPFLGGVFLDETLRTSSRMLEFVFRMFAEGDIAIPAEGMAAIPRQLADQLPQGTLRFSHTVVDLVRQNGEYRIGLSDGSSLTSDRVAVAVESNAAAALLGDASMETPWSGTTNYYFTTDRTPDPRKLLMLRGDESGPIQTAVVISDVAPEYAPPGKSLISVSVDSADMDPETGDTETTETQVRNQLASWFGDSACGWNCLHVYRVPFGLPVTDLDPVIQPASVRRLGDADVPAGTLVRCGDYLETPSIQGAMNSGLRAAKELLKEPRP
- a CDS encoding anti-sigma factor, translating into MAEFTDAELAAFLDEALPPSRSAELEHHLRTDAALRHRLTEVTGRQSAGLHTIGGIWRRNRLSCPDRGELGQYILGTLDEERADYIRFHLEQVGCRYCAANLADLEAAAAGGEETVRRRTKYFQTSVGHLGS
- a CDS encoding MBL fold metallo-hydrolase RNA specificity domain-containing protein, which translates into the protein MKLFHHGAHQGVTGSCHQLSWDDGRHSLLVDCGIFQGDEAQKHGGPEIEFPLDGIQSLLLTHVHIDHCGRLPHLMAAGFEQPIYCSPPSAKLLPLVMEDAIRIGFTRSERLIDRFLEAVDALVRPLDYHQWHRIEGGVEIRLRPAGHVLGSTIFEVRLPDGSLVVFSGDLGAGTNPLLNPPTSPPEADLLVLESTYGDRLHPRSGDRQAALESILRKTLQDHGVTIIPAFSLGRTQALLYEMNGIFERLQSEGGQSLLHRVDVLIDSPLASRFTALYDDLQDYWSEEAQHLMKTDDQPLVFENLVKIGDHDEHRDTLNYIARTELPAIVIAGSGMCTGGRVVNYLKRFLDDPRTDIVFCGYQASGTPGQRLQRGAHWLRLDGKKYHVAADVHQLSGYSAHADQADLIEFVDHFESAPKRIRLVHGDYQPKRTLAKKLTEKGYQVDDF
- a CDS encoding 3-hydroxyacyl-ACP dehydratase FabZ family protein, translated to MRWFWIDRFTEFVSGSHASGIKNVALDEEVVDEYLPGYPVLPPTLIIEGMAQLGGILVAEHFKFEKRVVLAKVGKATYHQPARVGDQLRYRVDFKSANDTGAIATGHSVCGTQPQADIDLMFAFLEPGHLVDGPLFQPGDLRTMLRIMNFFHVAVDADGNPLPHYDNL